A single region of the Mercenaria mercenaria strain notata chromosome 6, MADL_Memer_1, whole genome shotgun sequence genome encodes:
- the LOC123549310 gene encoding procathepsin L-like, which translates to MEIFMKFLLLVVSATGVMSLTLHEIDKEWFTFKVKFNRTYDTRTEENYRYTVFTENLKSILVHNMEADKGRYTFWLGINQFSDLTSREFNKIYANLRVDANVQQKHTYAKNKIKHDNNNVSLPREIDWRHTNCVTHVKNQGSCGSCYAFAATGALEGQECLKNGELVSLSEQNIIDCTNNKDYKNHGCENGRIDSTYLYVLHNGIDSEKSYPYKGSIGTCDQQKGFKAVKEIFNYEELHYGDVAELQRAVAEIGPISVYLDIDTEREVNKFQHYKHGVFDNSECGNKPEDLNHAVLVVGYGETLKGQDYWLIKNSYGTAWGIEGYMKIVRNGRNTCGIATRASFPIVPNDNS; encoded by the exons ATGGAAAT ATTTATGAAGTTTTTACTCCTTGTGGTCTCTGCAACTGGAGTGATGTCACTGACCTTGCATGAAATAGACAAAGAATGGTTCACTTTCAAAGTGAAATTTAACAGGACATATGATACAAGGACTGAGGAAAATTATAG GTACACCGTGTTTACTGAAAATCTAAAATCCATCTTGGTACATAATATGGAAGCGGACAAGGGACGCTATACATTCTGGTTGGGCATAAACCAGTTTTCTGACTTG ACATCCAGAGAGTTCAACAAAATCTATGCAAATCTGAGAGTTGATGCCAATGTACAACAGAAACATACGTAtgcaaagaataaaataaaacatgacaaCAATAACGTATCATTGCCAAGAGAAATTGACTGGAGGCATACAAACTGTGTGACACATGTTAAGAATCAG GGTTCATGCGGAAGCTGTTATGCATTTGCAGCTACTGGAGCTCTTGAGGGTCAGGAATGTCTGAAAAACGGTGAACTAGTGTCTCTGTCAGAACAGAATATTATAGATTGCACGAACAATAAAGACTACA AGAACCATGGCTGTGAAAATGGGAGAATAGACAGCACATATTTGTATGTATTACACAACGGGATAGACTCGGAGAAAAGCTATCCGTACAAAGGATcg ATTGGTACATGCGATCAGCAGAAAGGGTTTAAGGCGGTAAAGGAGATTTTTAATTACGAGGAATTACATTACGGTGATGTGGCTGAGCTTCAG AGAGCAGTAGCAGAAATTGGTCCTATCTCGGTTTATCTTGACATTGACACGGAGAGAGAAGTAAACAAGTTTCAGCATTACAAACACGGTGTGTTTGACAACAGCGAATGTGGAAATAAGCCGGAAGATCTCAATCACGCTGTACTGGTAGTTGGATACGGCGAAACACTTAAAGGTCAAGATTACTGGCTCATCAAGAACAG ttatgGTACAGCCTGGGGCATTGAGGGCTATATGAAGATCGTGAGAAACGGACGTAACACATGTGGAATAGCAACTCGTGCAAGCTTCCCAATCGTTCCAAACGACAACAGTTGA